Proteins found in one Rhodovulum sp. MB263 genomic segment:
- the metG gene encoding methionine--tRNA ligase has translation MARILITSAIPYINGIKHLGNLVGSQLPADLYARYCRARGHEVMFLCATDEHGTPAELAAAKAGKPVAEYCAEMHEVQAELARGFRLSFDHFGRSSSPQNHRLTQYFAGRLAENGLIEEVSERQVYSNADGRFLPDRYIEGTCPNCGYEKARGDQCENCTKQLDPTDLIAPRSAISGSTDLEVRETKHLYLRQSQMRDKLEAWIDDKTDWPVLTTSIAKKWLNDGDGLQDRGITRDLNWGIPVKKGEADWPGMEGKVFYVWFDAPIEYIAASAEWAEKNGRPEADWRRWWRLDEGAEDVRYVQFMGKDNVPFHTLSFPATIMGSGDPWKLVDYIKSFNYLNYDGGQFSTSQGRGVFMDQALSILPADYWRWWLLSHAPENSDSEFTWENFQASVNKDLADVLGNFVSRVTKFCRSKFGEAVPEGGAYGDREQELNDDLYIRIRAYDAHMEAMEIRKAAAELRAIWVAGNEYLQEAAPWSVYKEDPDKAAAIIRFSLNLIRLYAVLSAPFIPDAAKAMMEAMGTEDDTWPTQMTHAMERLAPGQAFTTPEMLFRKILDEEREDWQARFAGQRS, from the coding sequence ATGGCACGCATCCTGATCACCTCGGCGATCCCCTATATCAACGGGATCAAGCATCTGGGCAACCTCGTCGGAAGCCAGCTTCCGGCCGACCTCTATGCCCGCTACTGCCGCGCCCGCGGCCATGAGGTCATGTTCCTCTGCGCCACCGACGAGCATGGCACCCCCGCCGAGCTGGCCGCGGCCAAGGCCGGCAAGCCGGTAGCGGAGTATTGCGCCGAGATGCATGAGGTGCAGGCCGAGCTGGCCCGCGGCTTCCGGCTGTCCTTCGACCATTTCGGCCGCTCGTCGAGCCCGCAGAACCACCGGCTGACGCAGTATTTCGCGGGCCGGCTGGCCGAGAACGGCCTGATCGAGGAAGTCAGCGAGCGTCAGGTCTATTCCAATGCCGATGGCCGCTTCCTGCCCGACCGCTATATCGAGGGCACCTGCCCCAATTGCGGCTACGAGAAGGCGCGCGGCGATCAGTGCGAGAACTGCACCAAGCAGCTCGACCCGACCGACCTGATCGCGCCGCGCTCGGCGATCTCGGGCTCGACCGATCTGGAAGTGCGCGAGACCAAGCACCTGTATCTGCGCCAGTCGCAGATGCGCGACAAGCTCGAGGCCTGGATCGACGACAAGACCGACTGGCCGGTGCTGACCACCTCGATCGCCAAGAAATGGCTGAACGATGGCGACGGGCTGCAGGACCGGGGCATCACCCGCGATCTGAACTGGGGCATTCCGGTGAAGAAGGGCGAGGCGGACTGGCCCGGCATGGAGGGCAAGGTCTTCTATGTCTGGTTCGACGCGCCGATCGAATATATCGCGGCCTCGGCCGAATGGGCCGAGAAGAACGGCCGCCCCGAGGCCGACTGGCGGCGCTGGTGGCGGCTCGACGAGGGCGCGGAAGACGTGCGCTATGTCCAGTTCATGGGCAAGGACAACGTGCCCTTCCATACGCTGAGCTTCCCGGCGACGATCATGGGCTCGGGCGATCCCTGGAAACTGGTGGATTACATCAAGTCCTTCAACTACCTGAATTACGATGGCGGCCAGTTCTCGACCAGCCAGGGCCGGGGCGTGTTCATGGATCAGGCGCTGTCGATCCTTCCCGCCGATTACTGGCGCTGGTGGCTCTTGTCGCACGCCCCCGAGAATTCGGACAGCGAGTTCACCTGGGAGAATTTCCAGGCTTCTGTGAACAAGGACCTGGCCGACGTGCTGGGCAATTTCGTCAGCCGCGTGACCAAGTTCTGCCGCTCGAAATTCGGCGAGGCGGTGCCCGAGGGCGGCGCTTATGGCGACCGCGAGCAGGAGCTGAACGACGATCTCTATATCCGCATCCGCGCCTATGACGCGCATATGGAGGCGATGGAGATCCGCAAGGCCGCGGCCGAGCTGCGCGCGATCTGGGTCGCGGGCAATGAATATCTGCAGGAGGCGGCGCCCTGGTCGGTCTACAAGGAAGACCCGGACAAGGCCGCCGCGATCATCCGCTTCTCGCTGAACCTGATCCGGCTTTACGCGGTGCTGTCGGCGCCCTTCATTCCCGATGCCGCGAAGGCGATGATGGAGGCGATGGGCACCGAGGACGATACCTGGCCCACGCAGATGACCCATGCGATGGAGCGGCTGGCGCCGGGCCAGGCCTTCACCACGCCCGAGATGCTGTTTCGCAAGATCCTGGACGAGGAGCGCGAGGACTGGCAGGCGCGCTTTGCCGGGCAGCGGAGCTGA
- a CDS encoding TRAP transporter permease, which produces MADKAAGGRALSEEELQDLVAASDAGARSPAGAVGLFLAGVALLWSVFQVVLASPLSNLILPGDIVNNSRQIHLAFAIFLAFCAYPAFRTSPRRKVPLQDWAFAVLGALIALYGYIVYDKIVQSGGLADDTDKWVALVGLLLLFEAARRALGPAMAIIASIFLVYVFFGAAPWVPEVIRWKGASLQKAMSHMWTTSEGVFGIALGVSTKFVFLFVLFGALLEKAGAGNYFIKMAFGALGHLRGGPAKAAVVGSAATGLISGSSIANVVTTGTFTIPLMKRVGFTSEQAGSVEVASSVNGQIMPPVMGAAAFLMVEYVGISYVEVITHAFLPALISYIALVYIVHLEAVKRNMPTLGHGVTSLGRTVGGMFAFFAGFALLCYGVQYPVGWIVAALPEGAGWVLAVLVFAAYLALLALAATVPDLEPDDPNAAQVKLPVISEIYKSGLYFLLPIVVLVYFLMIEQKSPGLSAFWATALLFVILITQRPLKALFRGGSGLLASTREGGLDLVSGLIAGARNMIGIGLATATAGVIVGTVTLTGIGQVMADLVEFVSGGNLVLMLIFVGILSLILGMGLPTTANYIVVSSLMAGVVVHLGAQSGLIVPLIAVHLFVFYFGIMADVTPPVGLASFAAAAVSGGDAIRTGFIAFFYSLRTVALPFVFIFNTDLLLIDVTWAQGILVFIVSTVAILVFTAGTMGWFVTRSRIYESVALIAISFLLFRPDFVMDRLQPPFADLPPARFEQALAAAEPGDTLRLRVAGPDFVTLEPKETTLVVTVGDEQGGPARMAATGLLPDEIDGQVVLEEPMFGTPFAETLQGFDFYGDIPVTLTALRVPQHQWPQELVFLPALALLGGVFWLQRSRARREGVPA; this is translated from the coding sequence ATGGCCGACAAGGCAGCCGGGGGGCGCGCCCTCAGCGAGGAAGAACTGCAGGATCTCGTGGCCGCCTCGGATGCGGGCGCGCGCAGCCCGGCGGGTGCGGTGGGGCTGTTCCTGGCCGGGGTCGCTCTGTTGTGGTCGGTGTTTCAGGTGGTGCTGGCCTCGCCGCTTTCCAATCTCATCCTGCCCGGCGACATCGTGAACAATTCGCGCCAGATCCATTTGGCCTTCGCGATCTTCCTGGCCTTCTGCGCCTATCCCGCCTTCCGCACGAGCCCGCGCCGCAAGGTCCCGTTGCAGGACTGGGCCTTCGCGGTGCTGGGCGCGCTGATCGCGCTTTACGGCTACATCGTCTATGACAAGATCGTGCAGTCGGGCGGCCTGGCCGACGATACCGACAAATGGGTGGCGCTGGTCGGGCTTCTGCTTCTGTTCGAGGCGGCGCGCCGGGCGCTGGGCCCGGCCATGGCGATCATCGCCTCTATCTTTCTGGTCTATGTCTTCTTCGGCGCGGCGCCCTGGGTGCCCGAGGTGATCCGCTGGAAGGGCGCGAGCCTGCAAAAGGCCATGAGCCATATGTGGACCACCTCCGAAGGCGTCTTCGGCATCGCGCTGGGCGTGTCGACCAAGTTCGTCTTCCTCTTCGTGCTGTTCGGCGCGCTGCTCGAGAAGGCGGGGGCAGGCAACTACTTCATCAAGATGGCCTTCGGCGCGCTCGGGCATCTTCGGGGCGGCCCGGCCAAGGCCGCGGTGGTGGGCTCGGCCGCGACCGGGCTGATCTCGGGCTCGTCGATCGCCAATGTGGTGACCACGGGCACCTTCACCATCCCGCTGATGAAACGGGTCGGCTTCACCTCGGAACAGGCGGGCTCGGTCGAGGTCGCAAGCTCGGTCAACGGTCAGATCATGCCGCCCGTGATGGGGGCCGCGGCCTTCCTGATGGTCGAATATGTGGGGATTTCCTATGTCGAGGTCATCACCCATGCCTTCCTGCCGGCGCTGATCTCCTACATCGCGCTGGTCTATATCGTCCATCTCGAGGCGGTGAAGCGCAACATGCCGACCCTCGGCCATGGCGTGACCTCGCTCGGGCGCACCGTCGGCGGCATGTTCGCCTTCTTCGCGGGCTTCGCGCTCCTGTGCTATGGCGTGCAATATCCGGTCGGCTGGATCGTCGCGGCCCTGCCCGAGGGCGCGGGCTGGGTGCTGGCGGTGCTGGTCTTCGCGGCCTATCTGGCGCTGCTGGCGCTGGCTGCGACCGTACCCGATCTCGAACCCGACGATCCCAATGCGGCGCAGGTGAAACTGCCCGTCATTTCCGAGATCTACAAGTCGGGCCTCTACTTCCTGCTGCCCATCGTCGTGCTCGTCTATTTCCTGATGATCGAGCAGAAATCGCCGGGCCTCTCGGCCTTCTGGGCGACCGCGCTGCTGTTCGTCATCCTGATCACCCAGCGCCCGCTCAAGGCGCTGTTCCGGGGGGGCAGCGGGCTTCTGGCCTCGACCCGCGAGGGCGGGCTCGATCTCGTCTCGGGGCTGATCGCGGGCGCGCGCAACATGATCGGCATCGGGCTTGCCACCGCCACCGCAGGCGTCATCGTCGGCACCGTCACCCTGACCGGCATCGGGCAGGTTATGGCCGATCTCGTCGAATTCGTCTCGGGCGGCAACCTCGTCCTGATGCTGATCTTCGTCGGCATCCTGTCGCTGATCCTGGGCATGGGCCTGCCCACCACCGCCAATTACATCGTCGTCAGCTCGCTGATGGCGGGGGTCGTGGTCCATCTCGGCGCCCAGTCGGGCCTGATCGTGCCGCTGATCGCGGTGCATCTCTTCGTCTTCTATTTCGGCATCATGGCCGATGTGACGCCCCCCGTGGGGCTGGCCTCCTTTGCGGCCGCCGCAGTGTCGGGAGGCGACGCGATCCGGACCGGCTTCATCGCCTTCTTCTATTCGCTGCGCACCGTGGCGCTGCCCTTCGTCTTCATCTTCAACACCGACCTGCTGCTGATCGACGTGACCTGGGCCCAGGGCATCCTCGTCTTCATCGTCTCGACCGTGGCGATCCTCGTCTTCACCGCGGGCACCATGGGCTGGTTCGTCACCCGCAGCCGGATCTATGAAAGCGTCGCGCTGATCGCGATCTCCTTCCTGCTGTTCCGGCCCGATTTCGTGATGGACCGGCTGCAGCCGCCCTTCGCCGATCTGCCGCCCGCCCGCTTCGAACAGGCACTCGCCGCGGCCGAGCCGGGCGATACGCTCCGGCTGCGGGTCGCGGGCCCCGACTTCGTCACGCTCGAGCCCAAGGAGACCACGCTCGTCGTCACCGTCGGCGACGAGCAGGGCGGCCCGGCCCGGATGGCCGCGACAGGGCTTCTGCCCGACGAGATCGACGGGCAGGTCGTGCTGGAGGAGCCGATGTTCGGCACCCCCTTCGCCGAGACATTGCAGGGCTTCGATTTCTACGGTGATATCCCGGTGACGCTGACCGCGCTGCGGGTGCCGCAGCATCAATGGCCGCAGGAGCTTGTCTTCCTGCCCGCGCTCGCGCTACTGGGCGGCGTGTTCTGGTTGCAACGGTCCCGCGCCCGACGGGAAGGAGTGCCCGCATGA
- a CDS encoding EF-hand domain-containing protein translates to MARNATKMSRAALAIGAAAILSLTAPAMAQQGPGAAAGPGTGPVAGPGGARQGMLFGRMDADGDGAISPEEFTARARARFADLDTDGDGLLSPEEAEKLGPAGRGRGKGDWRQRGQGCGMQPGMQRGGGMPGGCGMGQGMMGHGMMGQGRGGACGHPGGMGPRGAMGGGYGMFGGLDGSGPMGYGGFGDPSLSPEDRAERARRLVEMMDADGDGKLSAEELAQRPGPAMMFNRIDADGDGSLSKEEFEAGIRAFRGMMRQQDPTAQP, encoded by the coding sequence ATGGCACGGAATGCAACGAAGATGTCGCGCGCGGCACTTGCGATCGGGGCGGCGGCGATTCTGTCGCTGACGGCGCCGGCAATGGCCCAGCAGGGGCCCGGGGCGGCCGCAGGGCCGGGGACGGGGCCGGTTGCCGGGCCGGGCGGTGCCCGTCAGGGCATGCTTTTCGGCCGGATGGACGCCGATGGCGACGGCGCGATCTCGCCCGAGGAATTCACCGCCCGGGCCCGGGCCCGTTTCGCCGATCTCGATACCGATGGTGACGGCCTGCTCTCGCCCGAGGAGGCAGAGAAACTCGGCCCGGCCGGCCGGGGCCGCGGCAAGGGGGACTGGAGGCAAAGAGGGCAGGGCTGCGGCATGCAGCCGGGCATGCAGCGCGGTGGCGGCATGCCGGGCGGCTGCGGCATGGGCCAGGGCATGATGGGCCACGGCATGATGGGACAGGGTAGGGGCGGCGCCTGCGGTCATCCCGGCGGCATGGGGCCGCGGGGCGCGATGGGCGGCGGATACGGGATGTTCGGCGGGCTCGATGGGTCCGGACCGATGGGCTATGGCGGCTTCGGCGATCCCTCGCTCAGCCCCGAGGACCGCGCCGAGCGCGCCCGGAGGCTGGTCGAGATGATGGATGCCGATGGCGACGGCAAGCTCAGCGCCGAGGAGCTGGCCCAGCGGCCGGGGCCCGCGATGATGTTCAACCGCATCGATGCCGATGGCGATGGCAGCCTGTCGAAGGAGGAATTCGAGGCCGGAATCCGGGCCTTCCGCGGCATGATGCGACAGCAGGATCCGACCGCGCAGCCTTGA
- a CDS encoding DUF983 domain-containing protein produces MIGSHARPVGAAVLRGWCKRCPNCGAGPMLSGYLAVREHCPVCMEELHHHHSDDGPAYLTVLIVGLLSAPLVAGSIAAFRPDPLVLTSVFSIGCVALALYLLPRLKGVMVALQWAKRMHGFGQPAE; encoded by the coding sequence ATGATCGGATCTCACGCCAGACCCGTTGGCGCGGCCGTGTTGCGCGGCTGGTGCAAACGTTGCCCGAATTGCGGAGCCGGCCCGATGCTGTCGGGCTATCTCGCGGTACGCGAACACTGCCCCGTCTGCATGGAAGAGCTCCACCACCACCATTCCGATGACGGCCCGGCCTATCTGACGGTGCTGATCGTCGGCTTGCTGAGCGCGCCGCTGGTCGCAGGCAGCATCGCCGCCTTCCGCCCCGACCCTCTGGTGCTGACCTCGGTCTTTTCGATTGGCTGCGTCGCCCTGGCGCTCTACCTTCTGCCGAGACTGAAAGGGGTGATGGTGGCATTGCAATGGGCCAAACGGATGCACGGCTTCGGCCAACCGGCGGAATAG
- a CDS encoding SDR family NAD(P)-dependent oxidoreductase: protein MDIRFDGQTALITGASTGIGAAIAHELAASGATVCLAARTASKLTPVVEDIAAAGGKAYAMPCDVSDPGAVEALVARTVETTGGLHLLVNNAGISGPSADAGAYPLDGWRDVIDINLNGVFYGLRFGLPAIEASGGGAVVNMSSILGSVGMATAPAYVAAKHALLGLTKSAALAYAERGIRINAVGPAFVRTPMIETGLDAETQARVTALHPVGRMGRSDEISGLVAFLLSDRASFITGSYHLADGGYTAQ, encoded by the coding sequence ATGGATATCCGCTTCGACGGCCAAACCGCGCTGATCACCGGTGCAAGCACCGGGATCGGAGCTGCCATCGCGCATGAACTCGCCGCCTCGGGGGCCACGGTCTGCCTGGCCGCGCGCACGGCCTCGAAGCTGACCCCCGTGGTCGAGGATATCGCCGCGGCGGGCGGCAAGGCCTATGCCATGCCCTGCGACGTGTCCGATCCGGGCGCCGTCGAGGCGCTGGTCGCGCGCACGGTCGAAACCACCGGCGGGCTGCATCTGCTGGTCAACAATGCCGGGATCTCGGGGCCTTCGGCCGATGCCGGTGCCTATCCGCTGGACGGCTGGCGCGATGTCATCGACATCAACCTCAACGGCGTCTTCTACGGCCTGCGCTTCGGCCTGCCCGCGATCGAGGCCTCGGGCGGCGGGGCGGTGGTGAACATGAGTTCGATCCTCGGCAGCGTCGGCATGGCCACGGCACCCGCCTATGTGGCGGCCAAGCACGCGCTGCTGGGGCTGACGAAATCGGCGGCCCTGGCTTATGCCGAGCGCGGCATCCGCATCAATGCCGTCGGCCCCGCCTTCGTCAGGACACCGATGATCGAGACCGGGCTCGACGCCGAAACCCAGGCGCGGGTGACGGCGCTCCATCCGGTCGGGCGGATGGGCCGGTCGGACGAGATCTCGGGGCTGGTGGCCTTCCTTCTGTCGGACCGCGCAAGCTTCATCACCGGCAGCTATCATCTCGCCGATGGCGGATATACCGCGCAATAG
- a CDS encoding NUDIX domain-containing protein, translating to MGQTDARLRPTGGIETPPIRDAATVIVLRDAATGPRVLMGQRGASAAFMPNKMVFPGGAVDPVDATVPLACPLAAACAARLQAEAAPAMAGALAAAAVRELWEETGQILGRPGTWPGPAPKGWRGFAATGHLPSPEGFHFIFRAITPPGRPRRFDARFFLVEAEALASDPDDFSGAEDELSQLQWIPLAEVRRFDLPFITEVVLAEVTQLIRGGLPPASVPFFDNRDQISKFQRLA from the coding sequence ATGGGCCAAACGGATGCACGGCTTCGGCCAACCGGCGGAATAGAGACCCCACCGATCCGCGATGCGGCAACGGTGATCGTGCTGCGCGATGCCGCCACGGGCCCGCGCGTGCTGATGGGGCAGCGCGGGGCAAGCGCAGCCTTCATGCCCAACAAGATGGTCTTTCCGGGCGGCGCCGTCGATCCGGTCGATGCCACGGTGCCCCTGGCCTGTCCACTGGCCGCCGCCTGCGCCGCGCGGCTTCAGGCCGAGGCCGCGCCGGCCATGGCCGGCGCGCTGGCCGCCGCGGCGGTCCGCGAGCTCTGGGAGGAAACCGGGCAGATCCTCGGGCGTCCCGGCACATGGCCCGGCCCCGCCCCGAAGGGCTGGCGCGGCTTTGCCGCCACCGGGCATCTGCCCTCGCCCGAGGGCTTTCACTTCATCTTTCGCGCCATCACCCCGCCGGGGCGGCCGCGCCGCTTCGATGCACGCTTCTTCCTGGTCGAGGCCGAGGCACTGGCCAGTGACCCCGACGATTTCTCGGGCGCCGAGGACGAGCTGAGCCAGCTTCAGTGGATCCCGCTGGCCGAGGTGCGCCGGTTCGATCTGCCCTTCATCACCGAAGTGGTCCTGGCCGAGGTCACGCAGCTGATCCGGGGCGGGCTGCCCCCCGCAAGCGTGCCGTTTTTCGACAATCGCGACCAGATCTCGAAATTCCAGCGTCTCGCCTGA
- a CDS encoding universal stress protein, translating into MIRAILCAIDVSQPEHDREVLTVAARLAAMDGARLDVITVLPDFGMSVVGQFFDSSYHDKALSRARRLLNDFVSEVIGAEANAAVRHIVLTGKAYEEILHAAREAGSDLIVVGAHKPELSDYLLGPNAARVVRHSDCSVYVVRPSS; encoded by the coding sequence ATGATCCGTGCCATTCTCTGTGCCATCGATGTCAGCCAGCCCGAACATGACCGCGAGGTCCTGACCGTCGCCGCCCGGCTGGCGGCGATGGATGGCGCCCGGCTCGACGTCATCACCGTGCTGCCCGATTTCGGCATGAGCGTCGTCGGACAGTTCTTCGACAGCAGCTACCATGACAAGGCGCTGTCCCGCGCCCGGCGCCTGCTGAACGATTTCGTCAGCGAGGTGATCGGGGCCGAGGCCAATGCCGCCGTCCGCCATATCGTCCTGACCGGCAAGGCCTATGAAGAGATCCTGCATGCTGCCCGCGAGGCGGGCAGCGATCTGATCGTGGTCGGCGCCCACAAGCCCGAGCTGAGCGACTATCTGCTCGGCCCCAACGCCGCTCGCGTGGTCCGCCATTCGGACTGCTCGGTCTACGTGGTCCGGCCCTCGTCCTGA
- a CDS encoding RNA polymerase sigma factor, producing the protein MDMPFDAGDGETDEALLLACGQGDARAVRLLTLRMTPRILSYARRLLRDGAEAEDVAQEAMLRLWRIAPDWRPGEARVTTWLYRVVTNLCTDRLRRRRARALDEVPEPPDDSPGAEARLQQAARVAALEAALALLPERQRQAVILRHIEGLSNPEIAAILEIGVEAVESLTARGKRALGRILAGQREALGFDDD; encoded by the coding sequence ATGGACATGCCTTTCGATGCCGGAGACGGAGAGACCGACGAGGCGCTGCTTCTGGCCTGTGGCCAGGGCGATGCGCGTGCCGTGCGGCTGCTCACGCTCAGGATGACGCCCCGGATCCTGTCCTATGCCCGCCGCCTCCTGCGCGACGGGGCCGAGGCCGAGGACGTGGCCCAGGAGGCGATGCTGCGGCTCTGGCGTATCGCGCCCGACTGGCGCCCGGGCGAGGCACGGGTGACGACCTGGCTCTACCGCGTCGTCACCAACCTTTGTACCGACCGGCTGCGTCGCCGGCGGGCCAGGGCGCTCGACGAGGTGCCCGAGCCGCCCGATGACAGCCCGGGCGCCGAGGCGCGGCTGCAGCAGGCGGCGCGGGTCGCGGCGCTTGAGGCGGCACTGGCGCTTCTGCCCGAGCGGCAGCGGCAGGCGGTGATCCTGCGGCATATCGAGGGGCTCTCGAACCCCGAGATCGCCGCGATTCTCGAGATCGGCGTCGAGGCGGTCGAAAGTCTGACCGCCCGGGGCAAGCGGGCGCTGGGCCGGATACTGGCAGGGCAGCGCGAGGCATTGGGGTTCGACGATGACTGA
- a CDS encoding aldo/keto reductase, with the protein MRKVSLGRTGLEVSCLCLGTMTWGSQNDQDEAHAQIDLACERGVQFMDTAEMYPVAPVLAETVGRTERIIGNWFRDTGRRKDWIVATKMTGEGMKTVREGEPVCRDSLLRAVEGSLRRLRTDYIDLYQLHWPNRGSYHFRKNWRYDPSHQDRAATLANMEEVLETLDELVKAGKIRHFGLSNETAWGMAQWLRLADEKGLPRARTLQNEYSLLCRLYDTDLAELGVNENLPLLAYSPLATGLLSGKYAGDVTPDGSRRSRSPDLGGRITPRVWEAVSGYLAIAKAHGLDPVQMAIAFVASRPFPVIPIIGATSTAQLETALGAADLTLSPEIQAEIAAMHKAYPMPF; encoded by the coding sequence ATGAGGAAAGTTTCGCTGGGTCGTACCGGGCTGGAAGTGTCCTGCCTGTGTCTGGGGACGATGACCTGGGGCAGCCAGAACGACCAGGATGAGGCACATGCCCAGATCGACCTTGCCTGTGAACGGGGCGTGCAGTTCATGGACACGGCCGAGATGTATCCGGTGGCGCCGGTCCTCGCGGAAACCGTCGGCCGCACTGAACGGATCATCGGCAACTGGTTCCGGGATACCGGCCGCCGCAAGGACTGGATCGTCGCCACCAAGATGACCGGCGAGGGCATGAAGACGGTGCGCGAGGGCGAGCCGGTCTGCCGCGACTCCCTGCTCAGGGCGGTCGAGGGCTCGCTCCGGCGGTTGCGTACCGATTATATCGACCTCTACCAGCTGCACTGGCCGAACCGCGGATCCTACCATTTCCGCAAGAACTGGCGCTACGACCCCTCGCATCAGGACCGCGCCGCGACGCTGGCCAATATGGAAGAGGTGCTCGAAACGCTCGACGAACTGGTCAAGGCGGGCAAGATCCGCCATTTCGGGCTGTCGAACGAAACCGCCTGGGGCATGGCGCAATGGCTGCGCCTGGCCGACGAAAAGGGTCTGCCGCGGGCCCGGACGCTTCAGAACGAATATTCGCTGCTCTGCCGGCTTTATGACACCGACCTGGCCGAGCTCGGCGTGAACGAGAACCTGCCGCTGTTGGCCTACAGCCCGCTTGCCACCGGCCTTCTCAGCGGAAAATATGCGGGCGATGTCACGCCCGACGGCTCGCGCCGGTCGCGCAGCCCCGATCTTGGCGGACGGATCACGCCCCGGGTCTGGGAGGCGGTGTCGGGCTATCTGGCGATCGCCAAGGCGCATGGGCTCGACCCGGTGCAGATGGCGATTGCCTTCGTCGCCAGCCGTCCCTTTCCTGTGATCCCGATCATCGGCGCGACCTCGACCGCGCAGCTCGAGACCGCCCTGGGCGCGGCCGATCTGACCCTGTCGCCCGAAATCCAGGCCGAGATCGCGGCGATGCACAAGGCCTATCCGATGCCGTTCTGA
- a CDS encoding 3-hydroxyacyl-CoA dehydrogenase NAD-binding domain-containing protein yields MTGTVAILGAGVAGAGWAARFALMGWSVRVFDPDPAAVARVATVLGNARRALPGLSERPLPAEGEVVHVATISQAVSGAGWIQESVPERLDLKRTLYQKVQEHAADEAIIASSTAGFTPTALYGQGARRCQIVVAHPFNPVYLLPLVELVLAEDAPGWARERADLVLRGIGMMPLPVRREIDGHIADRLMEAVWREALWLVHDGVATTAEIDEAVRMGVGLNWAQMGPFESALLAGGVAGVDKVVSRIGPGLDLPRTHLTEMPEATEALARTVAEQAGAQAGGRPLEELEQVRDRNLVAVLRALKWAGWGAGAHLRGFDARLGEGEADIAGPIRSVARTVPLDWIDHNGHMTEARYMQVFSDATDRVVELMGCDAAYVAGGAGFFTVESHIRHLAEAKPGAALRVESLCLGAEGRKLHLFHRLFAEGREIATAEALLVHVSLETRQASEPGPEVARRMAEIARAHAALPRPAGIGRSVGQAPL; encoded by the coding sequence GTGACCGGCACGGTTGCCATTCTCGGCGCCGGGGTTGCCGGTGCGGGCTGGGCTGCGCGCTTTGCCCTGATGGGCTGGTCTGTGCGCGTGTTCGACCCCGATCCGGCGGCCGTCGCGCGCGTGGCGACGGTGCTCGGCAATGCCCGCCGCGCGCTGCCCGGCCTGTCGGAGCGGCCCCTGCCCGCCGAGGGCGAGGTGGTCCATGTCGCCACCATCTCGCAGGCGGTATCGGGCGCGGGCTGGATCCAGGAAAGCGTGCCCGAACGGCTGGATCTCAAGCGCACGCTTTACCAGAAGGTGCAGGAACATGCCGCCGATGAGGCGATCATCGCCTCCTCGACGGCGGGCTTCACCCCGACCGCGCTTTACGGGCAGGGTGCGCGGCGCTGCCAGATCGTCGTGGCGCATCCGTTCAACCCGGTCTATCTGCTGCCGCTGGTCGAGCTGGTCCTGGCCGAGGACGCGCCCGGCTGGGCGCGCGAGCGGGCCGATCTGGTGCTGCGCGGCATCGGCATGATGCCGCTGCCGGTCCGGCGCGAGATCGACGGCCATATCGCCGACCGGCTGATGGAGGCGGTCTGGCGCGAGGCGCTCTGGCTCGTGCATGACGGGGTTGCCACCACCGCCGAGATCGACGAGGCGGTGCGGATGGGGGTCGGGCTCAACTGGGCGCAGATGGGGCCGTTCGAATCCGCACTGCTGGCCGGAGGTGTCGCCGGGGTCGACAAGGTGGTGTCGCGGATCGGGCCGGGTCTCGATCTGCCGCGCACCCATCTGACCGAGATGCCCGAGGCGACCGAGGCGCTGGCGCGGACCGTGGCCGAACAGGCCGGGGCGCAGGCCGGCGGGCGGCCGCTCGAAGAGCTGGAGCAGGTCCGCGACAGGAACCTCGTCGCGGTGCTCCGGGCGCTGAAATGGGCGGGCTGGGGGGCGGGCGCGCATCTGCGCGGCTTTGACGCCCGGCTCGGGGAGGGCGAGGCGGACATCGCCGGGCCGATCCGCAGCGTGGCCCGAACCGTGCCGCTGGACTGGATCGACCATAACGGCCACATGACCGAGGCGCGCTATATGCAGGTCTTCTCGGATGCGACCGACCGGGTGGTCGAGCTGATGGGCTGCGACGCGGCCTATGTGGCGGGCGGGGCGGGGTTCTTTACCGTCGAGTCGCATATCCGCCATCTCGCCGAGGCAAAGCCCGGCGCGGCGCTCAGGGTCGAGAGCCTGTGCCTGGGCGCGGAAGGCCGCAAGCTCCATCTGTTCCACCGGCTGTTCGCCGAGGGGCGCGAGATCGCGACCGCAGAGGCATTGCTGGTACATGTGAGCCTCGAGACCCGTCAGGCCTCCGAGCCCGGGCCGGAGGTTGCCCGCCGGATGGCCGAGATTGCGCGCGCCCATGCCGCGCTGCCCCGTCCCGCCGGGATCGGCCGCTCGGTCGGTCAGGCACCGCTCTGA